A region from the Coffea eugenioides isolate CCC68of chromosome 9, Ceug_1.0, whole genome shotgun sequence genome encodes:
- the LOC113782325 gene encoding receptor kinase-like protein Xa21, with translation MDLSRNNFHGELPEGLSHLGRLKVLNLTINNLSGKVPSWLSSFQNLQYLSHANNSFTGVIPPAICNVSTLKSLSLSFNSLSGKLPIEIGNLQSLKKLSIEYNYLSGSVPSKIFNISSLEIISFLSNSLSGSLPADMCSPPRRIKWLNLSDNKLGGQIPSTWFHCSQLQMLSLSINQFIGTIPNEIGNLTALEELYLGVNNFRATIPEQFCNLHRLKQLWIEEASLTGSIPAQLFNISTLLVVVLNDNILSGNLPLSNRQRLPNLEVLSARGNKLHGVIPASISNASNLYYLNLARNKFSGPIADSLGDLRLLEHLNLGQNYFTCEPSILELSFISSLTKCKYLEFLGMNDNSFNGSIPKSIGNLSHSIEKIFASESELMGSIPDWFGYLSNLLLLSLYGNHLTGSVPYTFKSLQKLQALNLENNLLSGPPPHHFCDMSSLYIVTMGQNQISGAIPSCLGNVTSLGYLLIDQNLLNSSIPANLWNLSHLLKLDLSSNSLSGSLPEEMQNLKAATSLNLSANDISGNSPSSIAGLQNLLNLSLAQNKIEGSIPNSVGNMLSLQYLDLSHNDLSGVIPKFMEALSYLSYINLSFNNLSGEIPSGGPFKNFTSQSFMSNAALCGAPRYRRKNNVPTAVSWKPLGKAERFSYYELLRATNGYNESNLPGTGSFGSVYRGTQIDGTQVAVKVFKLQLEGTHDSFVSECETTPVVHCDIKPSNILLDEGMVAHVSDFGLSKLLSQEDSNLHTKTLATLGYIAPEYGAGGLVSTRSDVYSFGIVLIETFSRMKPSDQIFVGDLSLKSWIEDSLHTRTTQTIDANLLSPEDEYLSEKLGSIYLTLELALSCCNERPRDRTSMNHVVVSLEKIKHQLVSVCGEESYKHLKEFTVVCSNMKPPGVIEEQIKMWAFPLSLKGVAKDWLYYLPFGTREDIPTRCVNEVNILSLQEQLTKLTSMVRKMAVGNVQQFKACRICKDASHPTNGCSMLQDDDAEQVNITGNMRVPRRQYDSYSNMYNLAEYFAVPTKDGCEYTKYRKSDESDRLYNKLPGVSRERKIFFSDGGKSEEH, from the exons ATGGATTTGAGCAGAAACAATTTTCATGGAGAATTACCCGAAGGACTATCTCACTTGGGCAGATTGAAAGTCCTAAACTTGACCATCAACAATCTCAGTGGAAAGGTTCCCTCTTGGTTAAGTTCCTTCCAAAATCTCCAATACCTGTCGCATGCAAACAATTCATTCACAGGTGTTATCCCTCCTGCTATCTGTAACGTATCGACTTTGAAGTCATTGTCGTTGTCATTCAATTCTCTGTCTGGAAAACTTCCAATAGAGATTGGGAATCTGCAAAGCTTGAAGAAATTAAGCATTGAATATAATTATCTTTCAGGTTCAGTGCCATCCAAGATTTTCAATATCTCGTCATTGGAAATTATTTCATTTCTGAGTAATAGTCTGTCTGGTAGCCTTCCGGCTGACATGTGCTCCCCTCCTCGAAGAATCAAGTGGCTTAACCTATCGGATAATAAGTTAGGTGGTCAAATACCATCAACGTGGTTCCACTGTTCACAGCTTCAAATGCTATCCTTGTCTATCAATCAGTTTATTGGAACCATACCAAATGAAATTGGAAACTTGACAGCGCTGGAGGAGCTATATCTTGGCGTTAACAATTTTAGAG CAACAATACCAGAACAATTCTGTAATCTGCATAGACTGAAACAACTCTGGATAGAGGAAGCTAGCTTAACTGGATCTATACCAGCTCAACTCTTCAACATATCAACTCTACTAGTTGTTGTACTGAATGACAATATTCTTTCCGGCAATCTTCCATTAAGCAACCGCCAAAGATTACCAAACTTGGAAGTTCTGTCCGCTCGTGGCAACAAGCTGCATGGAGTAATACCGGCCTCCATCTCAAATGCCTCTAATCTATATTACTTAAATCTTGCTAGAAACAAATTTAGTGGTCCGATTGCTGACTCCCTAGGAGATCTAAGATTGCTTGAACATTTGAATCTGGGACAGAATTATTTTACTTGTGAACCTTCCATATTGGAATTGAGCTTCATCAGTTCCTTGACCAAGTGCAAATATCTTGAATTCTTAGGCATGAATGACAACTCTTTCAATGGCTCCATACCTAAATCTATTGGGAATCTATCTCATTCCATAGAGAAAATTTTTGCTTCTGAATCTGAACTCATGGGAAGCATTCCAGATTGGTTTGGATATTTGAGCAATTTATTACTTTTGAGTCTGTACGGAAATCACTTGACTGGATCAGTCCCATACACATTCAAAAGTTTGCAAAAGCTTCAAGCATTAAATCTAGAAAATAACCTACTGAGTGGTCCTCCGCCACATCATTTTTGTGACATGAGTAGCTTGTACATAGTAACAATGGGTCAAAATCAGATTTCAGGGGCCATTCCTTCGTGCCTTGGTAATGTTACTTCTTTGGGGTATCTCCTTATTGACCAAAACTTATTGAACTCTAGCATACCTGCTAACTTGTGGAACCTTAGTCATCTTCTGAAActagatttgtcctcaaattctTTGAGTGGTTCACTTCCTGAAGAAATGCAAAACTTGAAGGCAGCAACAAGTTTAAATTTGTCAGCAAATGACATTTCAGGAAACAGTCCAAGCTCAATTGCAGGTCTTCAGAATTTACTTAACCTTTCCTTGGcacaaaataaaattgaaggATCAATTCCCAACTCAGTTGGTAACATGCTAAGCTTGCAATACTTGGACTTATCCCATAATGATCTATCCGGTGTGATCCCAAAGTTCATGGAAGCACTTTCTTATCTCAGCTACATCAACCTTTCTTTTAACAATTTGAGCGGTGAAATTCCATCTGGTGGTCCCTTCAAGAACTTCACAAGTCAATCATTCATGTCTAATGCTGCACTCTGTGGTGCTCCAAG ATATCGAAGGAAGAATAATGTTCCAACAGCAGTAAGTTGGAAGCCTCTGGGAAAAGCAGAAAGGTTCTCATATTATGAACTTTTACGAGCAACAAATGGCTACAATGAGAGTAATTTACCTGGCACAGGGAGTTTTGGATCAGTCTATAGAGGTACCCAAATAGATGGGACTCAGGTGGCAGTGAAAGTTTTCAAATTGCAATTAGAAGGAACACACGATAGTTTTGTTTCAGAATGTGAG ACGACACCAGTGGTTCACTGTGATATCAAGCCTAGTAACATCTTGCTCGATGAAGGTATGGTTGCTCATGTCAGTGACTTTGGTctttcaaaacttttgagtcAAGAAGACAGTAATTTGCACACCAAGACCCTTGCAACTCTAGGTTATATTGCACCAG AATATGGAGCAGGAGGTTTGGTATCAACAAGAAGTGATGTATATAgttttggaattgttttgatcGAAACTTTTTCAAGAATGAAGCCTAGTGATCAAATATTTGTTGGCGATCTAAGCCTAAAGAGTTGGATAGAAGATTCACTTCACACTAGGACAACACAGACTATAGATGCCAACCTACTCTCGCCAGAAGATGAGTATCTTTCAGAGAAGTTGGGGAGCATTTATCTGACCCTGGAATTAGCTTTGAGCTGCTGCAACGAACGTCCAAGAGATAGGACCAGCATGAATCATGTTGTAGTGTCACTTGAGAAGATCAAGCATCAATTAGTCAGTGTCTGCG gtgaAGAGTCTTATAAACACCTCAAAGAGTTCACCGTTGTCTGTTCAAATATGAAACCACCTGGTGTTATAGAGGAGCAGATTAAGATGTGGGCATTCCCTTTATCATTAAAGGGAGTTGCTAAAGACTGGCTTTACTACTTGCCC TTTGGCACTAGAGAGGATATTCCAACTCGTTGTGTGAACGAGGTGAACATTTTATCACTGCAAGAGCAATTGACTAAGTTAACATCTATGGTTCGGAAGATGGCAGTAGGGAACGTGCAACAATTCAAGGCATGCAGAATTTGCAAGGATGCTAGCCATCCTACTAATGGATGTTCGATGCTACAGGATGATGATGCTGAACAAGTAAACATAACTGGCAACATGCGTGTGCCACGCAGACAGTACGACTCTTATTCCAACATGTATAATCTAG CAGAATACTTTGCAGTTCCAACAAAAGATGGATGTGAGTATACGAAATATAGAAAATCAGATGAGTCAGATCGCCTCTACAATAAATTGCCTGGAGTCTCAAGAGAAAGGAAGATTTTCTTCTCTGACGGAGGTAAATCTGAAGAACATTAG